In the Syntrophus aciditrophicus SB genome, TGGGCTACCCGGTCAAAATCTTCCTTGACGCCGATCCGCTTCTCACCCTCACCACGATCCTGTCCACGCGGAGGCTGGACAACCCTTTCCTGCTGGCCCTGTTCGTTCTGATCGCCACGGTTGTGCTGGGCCGGGTGTTCTGCGGCTGGATCTGCCCGCTGGGAACCCTGCACAACATGGTAAGTTCGCTGAAGAGACGGAACGTCACCGGGAAACCCCGCAATCTCTATTTATGGAAATATCTCCTGCTGATCTTTCTGCTGGTTTCCTCGGCCTTTTCCCTTCAGCTTGCCGGGATCGCAGATCCTCTTTCCCTGCTGATCCGATCGTTGACGCTGGCCGTTTACCCCCTGATCCAGTATGCGACCGTCAGCGTCTTCGACACCGTCTATGCCTGGAATTTCCCTGTCGTTACCGATATTTCCGAGTTTATTTATGATCTGCTGAAAAAGACCTTCCTCTCTTTCCACCAGCCCCATTTTCAGCAGTCTGTCCTGGTCGGCCTGCTGTTCTTCGGTATCCTGGCCCTGAATCTTGCGGAAAAACGCTTCTGGTGCAAATACCTCTGTCCGCTGGGGGCCCTGCTCGGGCTCTGTTCCCGATACGCCTTGCTGAACCTCTCCGTCAGTGAATCCTGCAACGGCTGCGGATCCTGCAGCGAGGTCTGCCCGGGCGGAGCTTTGCCGGATTCGAGGAAAAACTGGCGCAAGCCGGAATGCCTGGTCTGCATGAACTGTGATGATCTGTGCCCCCGGAATGCCGTCCGCTTCGGATTTTCCCGGAAACCATCCGGGGCGGCGCTGGATCTGGGAAAGCGACGGGTTATCGGATCGATTGTCGCCGGGCTGGTCGCCGTCCCCCTGTTCAAAGTTTCGCCGCTGAAAAAAGCCGGTGCCGCTGAACCCCGGTTGATCCGTCCCCCAGGTTCCCTGGAAGAAACGGAGTTTTTGAAACGATGCATCAAATGCGGGCAGTGCATAAAGGTCTGCATCACGGGCGGCCTCCAGCCCACCCTGCTGGAAGCGGGACTGGACGGGATCTGGTCGCCGGTTCTCGTACCCAGGATCGGCTACTGCGAATACCGGTGCACCCTCTGCGGGCAGGTCTGCCCGACAGGCGCGATTCGAGAACTTGCCCTGGAGGAAAAGGCAGCGGTCCGGATCGGAACAGCCATGATCGACAAGGGGCGCTGTCTTCCTTTCGCGCATGCAACCCCCTGCATCGTCTGCCAGGAGGTCTGCCCCACCCCGCAAAAGGCGATCTGGCTTGAGGCCGTGCGGGTGAAAAACAGGACCGGCCGGACCATGACCCTCCGACAGCCCCATGTGGATCTGGAACTCTGCGTCGGCTGCGGCATCTGCGAAGCCAAATGCCCGGTCCTCGGTCAACCCGCCATCAGGGCGACCAGCATCGGGGAATCCCGGTCGCAGGACAACCAGCTCCTGCTGCCCTGATCTTCAGGAATCTCCCTCTTCCCGGACTCATGAAGGCGCGGAACGTTTTGCATCTCCAGCAAAGTTGCATTCCATATGCAATATTTAATAAGGATGACAAGGCGAATGGAGGGGGCAAGACAGGTGGACAATCGACGACCGTCAATGGGCCGATATCGAAGCCAGCGAAGAGTGCGCTTCGATATGGAATTGAACAGGGTCTAACGGGCGCGGCCCAGCAGGATGTCCCGGACCCGGGCCAGCTCTTCGGGGGTATCCACTTCCACGGAATCATGAAGGGTTTCCACGACCCGAATCCGATAGCCGAATTCCAGGGCGCGCAACTGCTCCAGTGATTCCAAGCGCTCCATCGTCCCTTCTTCCAGCGCGGTAAAGGTGCGGAGAAACGCACGTCGGTAGGCATAAATCCCGTGATGCTTGTAATAAGCGATGGGATGCCGGTCATCCCGGACATAGGGAATCGTTGCCCGGGAAAAATAAAGGGCGTTGAAATTGCGATCGAAAACCACCTTGACCGCGTTGGGGTGGGTAATCTCTTCCTCGCGGACAATCCGATAGATGAGGGTCGCCATGGGGAGGGAAGGGTCTTCCCGGAGCGGCCGGGTAACCTCGGCGATCTGCTCCGGTTCAAAAA is a window encoding:
- a CDS encoding 4Fe-4S binding protein, producing the protein MLKNIRRLTQAIFLLLFLWLFLSTESRGANELGYPVKIFLDADPLLTLTTILSTRRLDNPFLLALFVLIATVVLGRVFCGWICPLGTLHNMVSSLKRRNVTGKPRNLYLWKYLLLIFLLVSSAFSLQLAGIADPLSLLIRSLTLAVYPLIQYATVSVFDTVYAWNFPVVTDISEFIYDLLKKTFLSFHQPHFQQSVLVGLLFFGILALNLAEKRFWCKYLCPLGALLGLCSRYALLNLSVSESCNGCGSCSEVCPGGALPDSRKNWRKPECLVCMNCDDLCPRNAVRFGFSRKPSGAALDLGKRRVIGSIVAGLVAVPLFKVSPLKKAGAAEPRLIRPPGSLEETEFLKRCIKCGQCIKVCITGGLQPTLLEAGLDGIWSPVLVPRIGYCEYRCTLCGQVCPTGAIRELALEEKAAVRIGTAMIDKGRCLPFAHATPCIVCQEVCPTPQKAIWLEAVRVKNRTGRTMTLRQPHVDLELCVGCGICEAKCPVLGQPAIRATSIGESRSQDNQLLLP
- the kdsB gene encoding 3-deoxy-manno-octulosonate cytidylyltransferase, which produces MEKIVCIIPSRYSSSRFQGKPLADLCGKPMIQHVYERVLKSELVSYAAVATDDSRIFEAVRKFGGKAIMTAARHRSGTDRIAEAVNSLDLKDDDIVVNVQGDQPIFEPEQIAEVTRPLREDPSLPMATLIYRIVREEEITHPNAVKVVFDRNFNALYFSRATIPYVRDDRHPIAYYKHHGIYAYRRAFLRTFTALEEGTMERLESLEQLRALEFGYRIRVVETLHDSVEVDTPEELARVRDILLGRAR